A segment of the Nitrospina gracilis 3/211 genome:
CAAAGCGGACGGCTCGATTTGAAATCGCTGGAAGACAAACTGAAATCCGAACGCCCCGCCGTGTTCCTGTTCCAGACACCCAACCGCTTCGGCGTGCTGGAAGACATCCCCGCCATCGTGAACCTGTGCCGGGCGCATGGGGTGCGGGTCGGCATGTCGTTCAATCCTTTTTTGAGCGGGCTGTTCCCCACACCGGGGTCGCTCGGTGTCGACTTCGCCAGCTGCGAGGGGCAACCGCTCGGCATCCCGCTGTCGGCAGGCGGACCCAGCCTGGGCGTCCTCGGCTGCAAAAAGGAGTACCGCAAATTCATGCCCGGGCGGCTGGTGGGCAGGGTTGCGGACATCTACGGCAACCCGGCTTACGCCCTGGTGTACGAAGACCGCGAGCAGCACGTGGCCCGGGAAAAAGCGACCAGCAATATCTGCTCCAACCAGGCGTGGTGCGCGCTCCGCGCGGTGATCTACCTCAGCCTGCTGGGCGAAAGCGGCTATGGCCGCCTGGCAAAAATCATCGCGCACAAAACCGATTACCTGATCAAACAGCTGACCGCCCTCCCCGGCATCGAACGCGGCCACAGCGGGCCGGTGTTCAACGAGTTCGCCTTAAAACTTCCCAAACCGGCGGACACGGTGCTGGATGCCCTGCGCGAAGAAAACATTTTCGGGGGGCTCGCCATCGACGACACACCGCACGGTGAACTGCTTTTGATCGCCGTCACGGAAACAAAAACCCGGCAGGATATGGATCGCCTCGCCCAAGCCCTGAAGAAGGTGTGCACATGATTCCTCATCTGACCGCAAAGAGCCGGCCGGGAATCGGCGGCAGTTGGGTGCACGACCTTGAGTTCGAACAGGAGGACACCGCCTGCCTGTTTCCCGGCATGCCCCTTCGAGAAGAACCGCTGGGCCTGCCTGAGGTTTCGGAGATTGAGATCGTCCGTCACTTCATGGAACTGAGCGCGCACAGCCACGGCGTGGACAACGGTCCCTACCCGCTCGGTTCCTGCACCATGAAGTACAACCCCAAACGCAACGACGCCATGGCGAACCTGGACGGCTTCCGGGGCGTCCATCCCCTGCAACCGGTCGACACCATGCAGGGCATCCTGGAGTTGCTGTACAACCTGCAGGGGTTCATCGCGGAATTGATGGGTGCAGACGCGGTCACCCTGCAACCATCGGCGGGTGCACAGGGGGAGTTGACCGGCCTTCTCATCATAAGAAAGTATTTCGAGAAGAAAGGCGAGGACCGCCGTGTCATCCTGATCGCCGATTCGGCGCACGGCACCAATCCGTCGTCCGCCGTCATGGCGGGATTCGACTGCGAGATCATCCCGACCAACGACGCGGGAATCATGGACCTCGACGTGGTCCGCGAGAAAATGAACGAACAGGTCGCCGGCATCATGCTGACCAACCCGTCCACGCTCGGCCTGTTCGAGGAGAACATCGCCACCATCGCCGAGATCGTTCACGCCAAGGGCGGGCTGTTGTATTACGACGGGGCGAATCTCAACGCGCTGATGGGCATCGCGCGGCCGGGTGACATGGGATTCGACGTCATGCACCTGAACACGCACAAGACCCTGTCCACGCCGCACGGCGGAGGCGGACCGGGTGCGGGGCCCTGTGCGGTGAAAGCGTTCCTGGAAGAACACCTGCCGGTGCCGCGCATCGCCAGGCGTGATGACGGCACGTACGTGTTCGAAAGCGACCGGCCACATACCATCGGCCGCCTGAAATCCTTTTACGGTCACGTGGCGGTGATGATCCGCTGCTACTGCTACATCCTGTTCAACGGGCCGGAGGGGTTGAAACAGGTATCCGAGGACGCGGTGTTGAACGCGAATTACTTTCAGCAGAAACTGCGCGACATTTTTCCTCCGATTTATCCGAAACCCTGCATGCACGAATGCCTGCTGTCGGGAAAAAACCTGCCGACCACGCCGTACAATTTCGCCAAGCGGCTCATCGACTACGGCGTGCATCCGCCGACGCTGTTCGGCGCGGGGTGCGTGTATTTCCCGAAGGACCTCGACCACGCCATGCTGATCGAACCGACGGAAACGGAAACCAAGGCCAGTCTCGACCAGGTGATCAACGTGTTCCGCAAGGTGTATCACGAATCGTTCTCCGACGCGGAGTATGTCAACACCGCACCGCATTCCGGGCGCACGCGCAAGATACCGGAAGGGTCGCAGGCTTTGGACGACTGATGAATTTAAAATTTTTACCGAGGTAACCAGTTTATTTTATGTGTGGACTCGCCGGAACCATAGGCACCAGCAATCCCGATCCAAAACTCGTCGAGAAAATGGTCGAGACCATCATGTACCGCGGCCCGGA
Coding sequences within it:
- the gcvPA gene encoding aminomethyl-transferring glycine dehydrogenase subunit GcvPA, translated to MIDAPKSFTPHRPEDRRAMLNFIGVESIDDLLTGIPKGLRLQRTLNLPDPLPDWELEKHLRGLAGKNATVHTHLNFIGGGMYDHHIPAVVDVLAGRGEFLTAYTPYQPEMSQGLLQILAEYQEQMAKVMGLPIVNCSSYDGGTALFELGWMGCLASDRGDAGVLYADSIWPQWKDIIISHLTPRRVALDTVEHEAQSGRLDLKSLEDKLKSERPAVFLFQTPNRFGVLEDIPAIVNLCRAHGVRVGMSFNPFLSGLFPTPGSLGVDFASCEGQPLGIPLSAGGPSLGVLGCKKEYRKFMPGRLVGRVADIYGNPAYALVYEDREQHVAREKATSNICSNQAWCALRAVIYLSLLGESGYGRLAKIIAHKTDYLIKQLTALPGIERGHSGPVFNEFALKLPKPADTVLDALREENIFGGLAIDDTPHGELLLIAVTETKTRQDMDRLAQALKKVCT
- the gcvPB gene encoding aminomethyl-transferring glycine dehydrogenase subunit GcvPB; the protein is MIPHLTAKSRPGIGGSWVHDLEFEQEDTACLFPGMPLREEPLGLPEVSEIEIVRHFMELSAHSHGVDNGPYPLGSCTMKYNPKRNDAMANLDGFRGVHPLQPVDTMQGILELLYNLQGFIAELMGADAVTLQPSAGAQGELTGLLIIRKYFEKKGEDRRVILIADSAHGTNPSSAVMAGFDCEIIPTNDAGIMDLDVVREKMNEQVAGIMLTNPSTLGLFEENIATIAEIVHAKGGLLYYDGANLNALMGIARPGDMGFDVMHLNTHKTLSTPHGGGGPGAGPCAVKAFLEEHLPVPRIARRDDGTYVFESDRPHTIGRLKSFYGHVAVMIRCYCYILFNGPEGLKQVSEDAVLNANYFQQKLRDIFPPIYPKPCMHECLLSGKNLPTTPYNFAKRLIDYGVHPPTLFGAGCVYFPKDLDHAMLIEPTETETKASLDQVINVFRKVYHESFSDAEYVNTAPHSGRTRKIPEGSQALDD